Proteins found in one Arthrobacter pascens genomic segment:
- a CDS encoding GNAT family N-acetyltransferase: MTQPEPSAATIRPLRDDDWPAVQRIYGEGIATGHATFESEPPDWERFNTSRLPRHRLVAETAEGMILGWTAVSPVSARPVYSGVVEHSVYIAAEARGCGLGTVLLQALAKSTENDGIWTIQASVFPENEASLRLHLANGYIVVGRRQRIARMTHGPLTGRWRDTVLIERRSPTI; encoded by the coding sequence GTGACCCAGCCGGAACCGTCCGCGGCCACGATCCGTCCCTTGCGCGACGACGACTGGCCGGCCGTCCAAAGGATCTACGGCGAAGGCATCGCCACCGGCCACGCCACCTTCGAATCAGAGCCGCCCGACTGGGAACGGTTCAACACCTCGAGACTGCCCCGCCACCGGCTCGTCGCCGAAACCGCAGAAGGCATGATCCTTGGCTGGACGGCCGTCTCCCCCGTCTCCGCCCGCCCCGTCTACTCAGGCGTGGTCGAACACTCCGTCTACATCGCGGCCGAAGCCCGCGGGTGCGGCCTCGGAACAGTGCTGCTTCAGGCCCTGGCTAAGTCAACAGAGAACGACGGGATCTGGACCATCCAGGCCAGCGTCTTCCCCGAAAACGAAGCCAGTCTCAGACTCCACCTCGCCAACGGCTACATCGTCGTCGGGCGCCGGCAACGCATTGCCCGCATGACGCACGGCCCCTTGACCGGCCGGTGGCGCGACACCGTCCTGATCGAACGCCGGTCCCCCACCATCTGA
- a CDS encoding MBL fold metallo-hydrolase — MLKEVAEGVLVHESEFIQSNSVVVQGRDGVLLIDPGITGDEMAALANDLRELGQPVVAGFSTHSDWDHVLWHANFGDAPRYGTARCAASIQDLLSNADWKARIAEGLPPEYAEEIPMDLLGLITGLPAEAAQIPWDGPRVRIIEHQAHAPGHAALLIEERGVLVAGDMLSDILMPFLDLEAADPLEDYLVALRLFESVADDVDAVIPGHGSVGGAEQLRPRIRQDRAYVQALLDGGVPDDPRVGPSATLDWLPDVHRWQLQRLAQRERNEMPE, encoded by the coding sequence ATGCTGAAGGAAGTCGCTGAGGGCGTTCTGGTTCACGAGAGCGAGTTCATCCAGAGTAATTCCGTTGTCGTGCAGGGCCGGGACGGTGTGTTGCTCATCGACCCCGGTATAACGGGCGACGAAATGGCGGCCCTCGCGAACGACCTTCGCGAGTTGGGCCAGCCCGTCGTGGCAGGCTTCTCGACGCATTCTGATTGGGACCACGTGCTCTGGCACGCGAACTTCGGCGACGCGCCCCGTTACGGTACCGCCCGCTGCGCGGCCTCTATCCAAGATCTGCTGTCTAACGCAGATTGGAAGGCCCGCATAGCCGAGGGGCTCCCGCCGGAGTACGCCGAGGAAATCCCGATGGATTTGCTCGGTCTCATTACCGGTCTGCCCGCCGAAGCTGCGCAGATTCCTTGGGATGGCCCCAGGGTCCGGATCATAGAGCATCAGGCCCATGCCCCAGGCCATGCGGCGCTGTTGATCGAGGAGCGCGGCGTCCTCGTCGCCGGCGACATGCTTTCTGACATCCTGATGCCGTTCCTCGACCTGGAGGCCGCGGATCCGCTCGAGGACTACCTCGTCGCGTTGCGGCTGTTCGAGAGCGTGGCCGACGACGTTGATGCCGTCATCCCCGGTCACGGCTCAGTCGGCGGAGCTGAGCAGCTACGACCACGCATCAGACAGGATCGCGCGTACGTGCAGGCCCTGCTCGACGGCGGTGTTCCCGACGACCCGCGGGTCGGTCCCTCGGCCACGTTGGATTGGCTGCCCGACGTGCATAGATGGCAGCTACAGCGGCTCGCCCAAAGAGAGCGGAACGAGATGCCCGAATAG
- a CDS encoding response regulator, which translates to MADAGARITVALVDDQPLFRAGIRMLIESQEDLELSGEAGDGEEAVTLAIERRPDVMLMDLRMPIMDGVEATRRIVQHAAEAGTDKPKVIALTTFNRDQAVVQAVQAGASGYLLKSAEPEFLLAAIRTVHSGYSVIAPGSIHSLFEHAARNVPAIGPDLSVLNVLSVRERDVFLLAAKGLSNGEMAESLFVSEATIKTHLRSVLDKLELRTRLQLVAFAHERRLLGT; encoded by the coding sequence GTGGCTGATGCCGGGGCGCGCATCACCGTGGCCCTGGTCGACGACCAGCCCTTGTTCCGGGCGGGTATCCGCATGCTGATAGAGAGCCAGGAGGACTTGGAACTCTCGGGAGAGGCCGGTGACGGGGAAGAGGCGGTGACCCTGGCAATCGAACGGCGTCCGGACGTCATGCTGATGGACCTGCGTATGCCGATCATGGACGGCGTCGAAGCCACCCGGCGGATCGTGCAGCACGCCGCGGAGGCCGGAACCGACAAACCGAAGGTCATCGCGCTGACCACCTTCAACAGGGATCAGGCCGTGGTCCAGGCCGTGCAGGCCGGAGCGAGCGGGTATCTGCTCAAGAGCGCGGAACCGGAATTCCTGCTGGCAGCGATCCGGACCGTCCACTCCGGCTACTCCGTCATCGCGCCAGGATCCATCCACTCTCTCTTCGAGCATGCTGCCCGCAACGTTCCCGCTATCGGTCCGGACTTGTCCGTACTTAACGTCCTGTCCGTGCGGGAGCGGGACGTCTTTCTACTCGCGGCCAAAGGCCTCAGCAATGGTGAAATGGCGGAGAGTCTGTTCGTCTCTGAAGCCACCATCAAAACTCACCTGCGCAGTGTGTTGGACAAACTGGAGCTCCGCACCCGGCTCCAGCTGGTCGCATTCGCTCACGAACGCCGTCTACTGGGCACCTGA
- a CDS encoding sensor histidine kinase, giving the protein MEPVLKFARRWGAPVAAVIFFSLWCVAEAGRMGGSWLSWSGNWPLALMTLAVATASWKPLVSLGFTVALLAGQLSHALPPMYSNHWAIYLGSFVALGFILWTAPPRLQYIAAGTNVVAAAIMAFLMLSWRYGDGVGWYPPAYAGDRWMLQDYGWQLFALLLLIAGACAAVGLVLALYQERGSLFRARELAQSSLKETEIDLIVEQERTRIARDLHDVLAHSLAVIAAQADGTRYLSKDQPKAVLNALDTIARSARSALVDAQRVIEGVRDDGMVTPQPRLSDIPALIEGMQRGSLKIHSSESGTPVELSTGQEMAVFRIVQECLTNALKHGGRGTDVRLHFDWSGPGLTLHVASAVAPSGHEDPADPAMPRVGRGLPGMRERAHLAGGWLTAGPDGEHFRVTVFIPYGTRDMRAADGTAEAGGTLGEISGAEPQPALAATGLPLPAGAAREADDRG; this is encoded by the coding sequence ATGGAACCAGTTCTGAAATTTGCGCGGCGTTGGGGCGCCCCTGTGGCGGCCGTCATCTTCTTCTCCCTCTGGTGTGTGGCCGAGGCAGGCAGAATGGGAGGATCCTGGCTGTCATGGTCAGGGAACTGGCCGCTGGCCCTGATGACATTGGCCGTCGCCACGGCCTCCTGGAAACCCCTGGTGTCCCTTGGATTCACGGTTGCACTCCTTGCCGGACAGTTAAGTCACGCCCTGCCGCCGATGTACTCCAATCACTGGGCCATCTACCTGGGCTCCTTTGTGGCTCTTGGCTTCATTTTGTGGACCGCCCCGCCGCGGCTGCAGTACATCGCTGCGGGCACGAACGTGGTCGCCGCTGCCATCATGGCCTTCCTGATGCTCTCGTGGAGATACGGCGACGGTGTCGGCTGGTACCCCCCTGCGTATGCCGGCGACCGCTGGATGCTGCAGGACTATGGCTGGCAGTTGTTCGCGCTTCTCCTGCTGATCGCCGGGGCCTGCGCCGCCGTCGGACTTGTGCTGGCCCTGTATCAGGAACGGGGCAGCCTGTTCCGGGCCCGGGAGCTCGCGCAGAGCAGCCTGAAGGAAACCGAGATCGACCTCATCGTGGAGCAGGAACGGACACGCATCGCCAGGGATCTGCACGACGTCCTCGCCCATTCCCTCGCGGTCATCGCCGCCCAGGCCGACGGAACCCGCTACCTGAGCAAGGACCAGCCCAAGGCCGTCCTCAACGCCCTGGACACCATCGCCCGGTCAGCGCGCAGTGCCCTGGTGGATGCCCAACGCGTGATCGAAGGAGTCCGCGATGACGGCATGGTGACGCCCCAGCCACGGCTGAGCGACATCCCGGCACTCATCGAAGGCATGCAGCGCGGCAGTTTGAAGATCCACTCCAGCGAGTCCGGAACGCCCGTGGAGCTCTCTACCGGACAGGAGATGGCGGTCTTCCGGATTGTTCAGGAATGCCTGACCAATGCCCTCAAACATGGCGGACGCGGCACGGACGTGCGGCTCCACTTTGACTGGAGCGGGCCCGGCCTGACCCTGCACGTGGCCTCGGCCGTTGCCCCATCCGGCCATGAAGACCCTGCGGATCCGGCCATGCCCCGGGTCGGGAGAGGACTTCCAGGCATGCGCGAACGCGCCCATCTGGCCGGTGGCTGGCTGACGGCCGGGCCGGACGGCGAACACTTCCGGGTGACAGTCTTCATCCCCTACGGAACCCGGGATATGAGGGCCGCGGACGGTACAGCCGAAGCCGGGGGAACTCTCGGTGAAATTTCAGGTGCGGAACCCCAGCCAGCGCTGGCCGCAACAGGCCTTCCCCTGCCGGCAGGGGCCGCACGGGAAGCAGACGACCGTGGCTGA
- a CDS encoding class I SAM-dependent methyltransferase, whose protein sequence is MHELDRRRIERWAGKISGPVIDAGCGPGHWTDFLHKRGIDISGVDLVPEFIERARVRFPDVSFRVSSLRALDVADGSLNGVLAWYSLIHLTPAELPHILSELARVLGLQGHLLVGFFEGASAEPLDHAITEAYYWSVGQISRLLADAGFEVLDVETRQDPGRRPHAAIAAIAG, encoded by the coding sequence ATGCACGAGCTTGACCGGCGTCGCATTGAACGGTGGGCCGGGAAGATTAGCGGTCCGGTGATCGACGCGGGATGCGGACCAGGACATTGGACGGACTTTCTTCACAAACGGGGTATCGACATCTCCGGCGTTGACCTCGTTCCCGAATTCATAGAGCGCGCCCGCGTCCGCTTCCCCGACGTATCGTTTCGGGTCTCCTCCCTTCGCGCCCTCGACGTAGCAGACGGGAGCCTGAATGGCGTGCTCGCATGGTATTCACTGATTCACCTGACCCCGGCGGAACTACCCCATATTCTCTCCGAGCTCGCACGCGTTCTCGGTCTGCAAGGGCACCTGCTCGTTGGCTTTTTCGAGGGCGCGTCCGCCGAACCGCTGGACCATGCAATTACCGAGGCGTATTACTGGTCCGTAGGCCAGATTAGTCGCCTGTTGGCGGATGCCGGGTTCGAAGTCCTCGACGTCGAAACGCGCCAGGACCCCGGCAGACGACCTCACGCAGCTATCGCCGCAATTGCCGGGTGA
- a CDS encoding glycoside hydrolase family 27 protein, whose protein sequence is MTLAITPPMCWNSWDCYGTTVTEEEVLANASFMAEHLLPYGWDTVVVDIQWYEPAARAGGYNDAAALELDAFGRQLPAVNRFPSAAGGVGFKNLADKVHGLGLKFGLHIMRGIPRQAVRDGLPVESTDFTADQIADQSSVCDWNTDNFGLDHRHPAAQAYYDSQLRLFAGWGVDFVKADDMLGPYFAAEIAAYQQAISRCGREMALSLSPGRALSLAHLEHLRHNAQMWRVSDDVWDVWEDVEAQFARMARWAPHQRAGAWADADMLPVGRIALRAERGGERLSRLTLDEQRTMMTLWCVSRSPLMLGCDLPSSPPETLPLLTNRHLLEVLNASRNNRELLREGDLVLWTAESTTSEDRFVAVFNTGTADLVRTLPLGDLGLTSGAAGSEASGVHSWRAREAWSGDDAVIGLKDGLPALDVKLPSHSAQLFRFSL, encoded by the coding sequence ATGACACTCGCGATCACGCCGCCAATGTGCTGGAACAGCTGGGACTGCTACGGCACTACCGTCACGGAGGAGGAGGTGCTGGCCAACGCTTCATTTATGGCTGAACACCTGCTGCCTTACGGCTGGGACACAGTGGTGGTGGACATCCAGTGGTATGAGCCCGCGGCCCGTGCCGGTGGCTATAACGACGCCGCGGCCCTCGAGCTGGACGCCTTCGGGCGGCAACTGCCCGCCGTCAACCGGTTCCCCTCCGCCGCGGGTGGCGTGGGCTTCAAAAACCTGGCGGACAAGGTCCACGGCCTGGGGCTCAAGTTCGGGCTTCACATCATGCGAGGCATTCCGCGGCAGGCGGTCCGGGACGGCCTGCCGGTTGAAAGCACGGACTTCACCGCTGACCAGATCGCCGACCAGTCGTCAGTGTGCGACTGGAACACCGACAACTTCGGCCTGGACCACCGGCACCCAGCTGCCCAGGCGTATTACGATTCCCAGCTCCGGCTGTTCGCGGGGTGGGGCGTGGACTTCGTCAAGGCCGATGACATGCTGGGTCCCTACTTCGCGGCCGAAATCGCCGCCTACCAGCAGGCCATCTCGCGTTGTGGACGGGAGATGGCGCTGAGCCTGTCGCCGGGCCGCGCGCTGTCCCTGGCGCACCTGGAACACCTCCGCCACAACGCCCAGATGTGGCGCGTTTCGGATGACGTGTGGGACGTCTGGGAGGACGTGGAGGCACAGTTCGCCCGGATGGCGCGGTGGGCCCCGCACCAGCGCGCGGGTGCCTGGGCCGACGCCGACATGCTGCCCGTGGGCCGGATCGCACTAAGGGCCGAACGCGGCGGCGAGCGGCTGAGCCGGCTGACCCTGGACGAACAGCGGACCATGATGACCCTCTGGTGCGTTTCGCGGTCGCCGCTGATGCTGGGCTGCGACCTGCCGTCGTCGCCGCCGGAAACACTGCCGCTCCTCACCAACCGCCACCTCCTGGAGGTTCTCAACGCAAGCCGCAACAACCGTGAACTGCTGCGCGAAGGGGACCTTGTGCTGTGGACAGCGGAAAGCACGACGTCGGAGGACCGTTTTGTGGCGGTGTTCAACACCGGGACGGCTGACTTGGTCCGGACCCTCCCGCTGGGCGACCTCGGGCTCACTTCCGGTGCGGCGGGAAGTGAGGCTTCGGGTGTGCATTCCTGGCGCGCGCGGGAGGCCTGGAGCGGTGATGATGCGGTGATCGGGCTGAAGGATGGCCTGCCGGCCCTGGACGTGAAGCTGCCCTCCCACAGTGCCCAGCTCTTCCGGTTCTCCCTCTAG
- a CDS encoding D-arabinono-1,4-lactone oxidase, which translates to MQNWAGNLEYSSAEVRRPGSVDELAGVVARAARVKALGSRHSFNRVGDTDGVHILLDGLPQEIELDSEQQTVRVSGGVSYGALCRTLDQSGVAIHNLASLPHISVAGAIQTGTHGSGVNNPSLAGAVERIDLVRPSGEQVSHSRDDGDEFLASVVGLGALGIVTGLELSVRPSFRMRQRVLENLPWESALENFTAVVSAAYSVSLFTDYSGDAISQVWLKALDSEPALTDLFGATPAVQERHPLPGMSAENCTPQLDKSGPWLDRLPHFRHEFTPSNGEELQSEFILPLEHAPAALQAVRTLAGKVAPLLIVSEVRTGAADEFWLSPFYRQQSVALHFTWKPLQAEVEAVLPELEELLRPFGARPHWGKLFTPASHDWESLYPRFADFRSMASAYDPDGKFRNPLLDSILGVPAASTR; encoded by the coding sequence ATGCAGAACTGGGCAGGAAACCTCGAATACTCTTCCGCGGAGGTCCGCCGTCCGGGCTCGGTGGACGAGCTCGCCGGGGTGGTCGCCAGGGCTGCCCGCGTCAAGGCCCTGGGTTCGCGGCATTCCTTCAACCGCGTGGGCGACACAGACGGCGTCCATATCCTCCTCGACGGCCTGCCGCAGGAGATCGAGCTGGATTCGGAACAGCAAACCGTGCGGGTGAGCGGCGGCGTCAGCTACGGTGCGCTGTGCCGCACGCTGGACCAATCCGGCGTCGCAATCCACAACCTGGCATCCCTGCCGCACATCTCGGTGGCGGGAGCCATCCAAACGGGTACCCACGGCTCGGGAGTGAACAACCCCTCCCTGGCTGGCGCCGTCGAACGCATTGACCTGGTCCGCCCCTCAGGCGAGCAGGTTTCCCACTCCCGCGACGACGGCGACGAGTTCCTGGCCAGTGTGGTGGGCCTCGGGGCCCTGGGCATCGTGACCGGCCTTGAACTGTCCGTCCGGCCGAGCTTCCGGATGCGGCAGCGGGTCCTGGAGAACCTCCCATGGGAGAGTGCCCTGGAGAATTTCACCGCCGTCGTCTCCGCCGCCTACAGCGTGAGTCTCTTCACCGACTACTCCGGGGATGCCATCAGCCAGGTCTGGCTGAAAGCGCTCGATTCCGAACCGGCACTCACTGACCTCTTCGGCGCCACTCCGGCCGTGCAGGAGCGACACCCTCTCCCTGGAATGTCAGCGGAAAACTGTACTCCGCAGCTGGACAAATCCGGGCCATGGCTGGACCGCCTGCCGCATTTCCGGCACGAATTCACTCCCAGCAACGGCGAGGAACTTCAAAGCGAATTCATCCTGCCGCTGGAGCACGCACCCGCAGCGCTGCAGGCCGTCCGCACCCTGGCGGGCAAGGTGGCGCCGCTGCTGATTGTCTCCGAGGTCCGCACCGGGGCCGCGGATGAATTCTGGCTCAGCCCGTTCTACCGCCAGCAGAGCGTGGCCCTGCACTTCACGTGGAAACCCCTGCAAGCCGAGGTGGAGGCTGTTCTCCCCGAGCTCGAAGAGCTGCTGCGCCCTTTCGGCGCACGGCCGCACTGGGGCAAGCTCTTCACGCCGGCCAGCCACGACTGGGAATCGCTCTACCCGCGATTCGCCGACTTCCGCTCCATGGCGTCGGCTTACGATCCGGACGGCAAGTTCCGCAACCCCCTGCTGGACAGCATCCTGGGGGTTCCTGCGGCGAGCACACGGTAA
- a CDS encoding acetyl/propionyl/methylcrotonyl-CoA carboxylase subunit alpha, with product MRKVLIANRGEIAVRIARACDDAGLESVAVYADVDADAMHVAAASEAYSLGGNAPSETYLDIAKLLRAAAESGADAVHPGYGFLSENAGFAQAVLDSGLTWIGPAPEAIRQLGNKITAREIAVRAGAPLVAGSDGPLASAAEARMFAEQHGLPIAIKAAFGGGGRGLKVVRGMDQIEEAFDSAVREAVVAFGRGECFVERYLDRPRHVEAQVLADQHGNVVVVGTRDCSLQRRHQKLVEEAPAPFLSADQTRQIYDAAKAVCREASYSGAGTVEFLVAADGTVAFLEVNTRLQVEHPITEETTGIDLVQEQLRIAAGEPLRITSDPEPRGHSFEFRLNAEDVGRGFLPSPGTIATFSGPTGPGIRLDSGVRAGSVVAPQFDSLLAKLVVTGADRQQALRRARRALTEMEITGVATVLPFHRAAVQAPDFTSETALGIHTRWIETDFAGQIPADDEFSTSVPDGARRTITVDLDGRRLAVGLPAALLDGWARSGASLPSGVPLGSASDAGPGPSGVTADPDELRADMAGTVVKWLVEPGAEVSAGDAVVVLEAMKMETQVAAHRNGTVTGIRAEAGGVVSAGAVLALIG from the coding sequence ATGCGCAAGGTCCTGATCGCCAACCGCGGAGAAATCGCCGTCCGCATCGCCCGTGCCTGTGACGACGCCGGGCTGGAGTCCGTGGCGGTCTACGCGGACGTGGATGCCGATGCGATGCACGTGGCCGCCGCCAGCGAGGCATACAGCCTGGGCGGTAACGCGCCCTCGGAAACATACCTGGACATCGCCAAGCTGTTGCGGGCAGCGGCGGAATCCGGAGCCGACGCAGTACATCCCGGCTATGGCTTTCTCTCAGAGAATGCCGGCTTTGCCCAGGCTGTCCTGGACTCGGGCCTGACCTGGATCGGACCCGCGCCGGAAGCGATCCGCCAGCTGGGCAACAAAATCACGGCCCGGGAGATCGCGGTCCGCGCAGGAGCCCCGCTGGTGGCCGGCAGTGACGGCCCGCTGGCCTCGGCTGCCGAGGCACGCATGTTCGCCGAACAGCACGGCCTGCCGATCGCCATTAAGGCTGCGTTCGGCGGCGGTGGGCGCGGCCTGAAGGTGGTCCGGGGGATGGACCAGATCGAGGAAGCTTTTGATTCGGCGGTCCGTGAAGCCGTGGTGGCCTTCGGTCGCGGCGAGTGCTTTGTGGAGCGCTACCTGGACCGGCCGCGGCACGTGGAGGCGCAGGTCCTGGCGGACCAGCACGGGAACGTGGTGGTGGTGGGAACCCGCGACTGCTCCCTGCAGCGCCGGCACCAGAAACTGGTGGAGGAGGCTCCCGCGCCGTTCCTCTCCGCGGACCAGACCCGTCAGATTTACGACGCCGCCAAGGCAGTATGCCGCGAAGCCTCCTACTCGGGGGCCGGCACAGTGGAGTTCCTGGTGGCGGCCGACGGCACCGTCGCCTTCCTCGAGGTGAACACCCGGCTGCAGGTGGAGCACCCCATTACTGAGGAGACCACGGGCATCGACCTGGTGCAGGAGCAGCTCCGGATCGCGGCCGGCGAGCCGTTGCGGATTACTTCCGATCCAGAGCCGCGCGGCCACTCGTTTGAATTCCGGCTCAACGCCGAAGACGTGGGCCGCGGCTTCCTTCCCTCGCCGGGCACCATCGCCACCTTCAGCGGGCCCACGGGACCCGGGATCCGCCTGGACTCAGGCGTCCGGGCCGGCTCCGTCGTGGCGCCGCAGTTCGATTCGCTGTTGGCCAAGCTGGTGGTCACAGGCGCCGACCGCCAGCAGGCGCTGCGCCGGGCACGCCGTGCGTTGACCGAAATGGAGATCACCGGCGTGGCAACCGTCCTGCCGTTCCACCGGGCCGCGGTCCAGGCGCCGGACTTCACCTCCGAAACCGCCCTCGGCATCCACACCAGATGGATCGAGACGGACTTCGCAGGCCAAATCCCCGCGGACGACGAATTCAGCACGTCCGTTCCGGACGGTGCTCGGCGCACCATTACCGTTGACCTCGACGGCCGGCGGCTCGCCGTCGGCCTTCCCGCCGCGCTGCTGGACGGCTGGGCGCGGTCCGGTGCGTCCCTTCCCTCCGGCGTTCCATTGGGTTCCGCGTCCGACGCCGGTCCCGGTCCTTCGGGCGTAACAGCGGATCCGGACGAGTTGCGTGCGGACATGGCCGGGACGGTGGTGAAGTGGCTCGTGGAGCCTGGCGCCGAAGTCTCGGCGGGGGACGCCGTCGTCGTTCTTGAAGCGATGAAGATGGAAACCCAGGTTGCCGCGCACCGCAACGGGACTGTCACTGGGATCCGGGCAGAGGCCGGCGGAGTTGTTTCAGCAGGCGCTGTGCTGGCGCTGATCGGGTAA
- a CDS encoding 5-oxoprolinase subunit B/C family protein gives METVSKPTAAPGVLAVRPVGTTAVLAELSGLHDVLALQALLMEQPLPGQVDVLAAAETVMVKADSPAAARRMAGLLLDMDLTVQAHAEGKLVVIETVYDGEDVAEVARLTGLGVDGVIAAHSGQVWTVAFAGFAPGFGYMVGENELLEVPRRSSPRTAVPAGSVALAGNYSAVYPRKSPGGWQLIGRTSARMWDLGREQPALAAPGDRVQFRAVRELVQVSGTPAAPEAAAARNVEVQSGLRILSPGLQSLVQDLGRPGHGGLGVSAAGALDRSSLRRANRIVGNQPSAAVVETVSGGLRVQAAGDQVLAVAGAPSALTVVTPSGADGTDEEQAGSGEPHQVRTVPMATAFALLDGEILTLGAPERGFRSYLAIRGGLEADAVLGSRSTDTMSGIGPAPLALGQDLAVGSSTESNVVGNPELQPDFPDDGVTVLDIVPGPRDDWFDAAAVASLCTQEWEVTPSSNRVGMRLAGEPLRRSRDGELPSEGTVAGALQIPPEGQPVLFLADHPITGGYPVIGVVVDHQLDLAAQVPIGGRLRFRLASGYGPPSNLPHSPLDKVSN, from the coding sequence ATGGAAACTGTCAGTAAACCCACAGCGGCGCCCGGGGTGCTCGCCGTCCGGCCGGTGGGCACGACGGCGGTACTCGCCGAACTCTCCGGCCTCCACGACGTGCTTGCCCTGCAGGCCCTCCTGATGGAGCAGCCGCTGCCCGGCCAGGTGGACGTCCTGGCTGCGGCGGAAACCGTGATGGTCAAGGCGGACTCGCCCGCCGCGGCCCGCCGGATGGCAGGCCTCCTGCTGGACATGGACCTGACGGTCCAGGCCCACGCCGAAGGCAAGCTGGTGGTCATCGAGACCGTGTACGACGGCGAAGACGTCGCCGAAGTGGCGCGGCTGACCGGCCTCGGAGTGGACGGTGTCATAGCTGCGCACTCCGGCCAGGTCTGGACGGTAGCCTTTGCGGGCTTTGCGCCTGGGTTCGGGTACATGGTGGGGGAGAACGAGTTGCTGGAAGTTCCGCGCCGCAGCTCGCCGCGGACCGCTGTTCCTGCCGGATCCGTGGCCCTGGCCGGCAACTATTCGGCAGTGTATCCGCGGAAATCACCGGGCGGCTGGCAGCTGATCGGCCGGACGTCGGCCCGGATGTGGGACCTGGGCCGGGAGCAGCCGGCCCTGGCGGCGCCGGGAGACCGTGTCCAGTTCCGGGCGGTGCGGGAACTCGTGCAGGTTTCCGGGACACCTGCCGCTCCTGAAGCGGCGGCTGCGAGGAACGTGGAAGTGCAGTCCGGCCTTCGGATCCTGTCCCCGGGACTCCAGAGCCTGGTCCAGGACCTGGGCCGCCCCGGACACGGCGGGCTGGGAGTGTCGGCCGCGGGCGCGCTGGACCGTTCTTCCCTGCGCCGCGCCAACCGGATTGTCGGCAACCAGCCGTCGGCCGCCGTCGTCGAAACAGTTTCCGGCGGGCTGAGGGTGCAGGCCGCGGGGGACCAGGTGCTGGCGGTGGCCGGGGCGCCCTCCGCACTGACTGTGGTAACGCCGTCGGGCGCCGACGGGACGGACGAAGAACAGGCGGGATCCGGCGAACCCCACCAGGTCCGCACAGTGCCCATGGCCACGGCGTTTGCCCTGCTGGACGGTGAGATCCTGACCCTCGGGGCGCCGGAGCGCGGGTTCCGAAGCTACCTTGCCATCCGCGGCGGCCTGGAAGCCGACGCTGTCCTGGGCAGCCGCTCCACGGACACCATGTCCGGGATCGGCCCGGCTCCGCTGGCTCTGGGACAGGATCTCGCGGTGGGGAGCAGTACGGAATCCAACGTGGTGGGTAACCCCGAGCTGCAGCCAGACTTTCCGGACGACGGCGTTACTGTGCTGGACATCGTGCCGGGGCCCCGTGACGACTGGTTCGATGCCGCCGCCGTGGCATCACTGTGCACCCAGGAGTGGGAGGTTACCCCCAGCTCCAACCGCGTGGGCATGCGCCTGGCCGGGGAACCCCTCAGGCGCAGCCGGGACGGCGAGCTGCCCAGCGAGGGCACGGTTGCGGGCGCCCTCCAGATTCCGCCCGAAGGCCAGCCCGTGCTGTTCCTGGCTGACCACCCGATCACCGGCGGGTATCCCGTGATCGGCGTGGTGGTGGACCACCAGCTGGACCTGGCAGCGCAGGTTCCCATCGGCGGGCGCCTCCGGTTCCGGCTGGCTTCCGGCTACGGGCCGCCCTCCAACCTTCCCCACTCTCCCCTAGACAAAGTGAGCAATTGA
- a CDS encoding LamB/YcsF family protein, with product MASIDLNSDVGESFGRWTLGDDAAMFRSVSSANVACGFHAGDPSVIRRTCRNAAAAGVVVGAHVGYRDLAGFGRRFLDISPTELADDVVYQLGALQALAAAEGARVRYVKPHGGLYNAIVHHTGQAQAVVDAVKAVDPGLPILGLPGSEVLCLAEAAGLRAVPEAFADRAYNPDGTLVSRSLPGAVLEDPAEVAEQVLRMATESSVRTIDGSVLKIQAESICVHGDSPGAVEMATAVKAALADAGVTVSAFTLSGGA from the coding sequence ATGGCAAGCATCGATCTGAACAGTGACGTCGGCGAATCGTTCGGGCGCTGGACGCTCGGCGACGACGCCGCCATGTTCCGCTCCGTCAGCAGCGCCAATGTGGCCTGCGGCTTCCACGCCGGCGATCCCAGCGTGATCCGCAGGACCTGCCGCAACGCCGCGGCCGCCGGCGTGGTTGTCGGCGCCCACGTGGGCTACCGGGACCTGGCCGGCTTCGGCCGCCGCTTCCTGGACATCAGCCCCACTGAACTTGCGGACGACGTCGTCTATCAGTTGGGTGCCCTCCAGGCACTGGCTGCAGCGGAGGGAGCGCGGGTCCGGTACGTGAAGCCGCACGGTGGCCTCTACAACGCCATCGTCCACCACACCGGGCAGGCGCAAGCCGTAGTGGATGCCGTGAAGGCCGTGGACCCGGGACTTCCGATTCTTGGCCTGCCGGGCTCGGAAGTGCTCTGCCTTGCGGAGGCCGCCGGCTTGCGGGCGGTCCCGGAAGCCTTCGCTGACCGCGCCTACAATCCTGATGGCACCCTGGTGTCGCGCTCGCTCCCGGGCGCGGTCCTGGAAGACCCGGCCGAGGTGGCCGAGCAGGTGCTGCGGATGGCCACGGAATCATCCGTCCGCACCATCGACGGCTCCGTCCTGAAGATCCAGGCGGAAAGTATCTGCGTCCACGGCGACTCCCCGGGGGCGGTAGAAATGGCCACCGCGGTGAAGGCTGCCCTCGCCGACGCCGGCGTCACGGTTTCGGCATTTACCCTGAGCGGCGGGGCCTGA